From a region of the Brevibacterium siliguriense genome:
- a CDS encoding polyamine ABC transporter substrate-binding protein: MAGTKPDVTFLAPRAASARLSRRALLAGFGVVGLGALSACGKTTKMAASPPTDGKLESKLNLYSWGDYDNPELIQAFKSQNDILVQVDAYGSNEELVAKLSTSRGTSGYDVVVPTGANIPQMLEHDLLQELDLSLIPNFEHMDPNFTQQYFDPDNTYSICKAWGTTGFVYNTTQIDRELTSWQDFLDTAQKEAAGTTALLEDPWEVSAIALAAQGFSLNTQDEGELDKARKIIVDQLAPNVKAYVGNAATSMIQGSFTLLHAYNGDARQGLTEVKDPENWKFVFPTPSANLWMDCWAIATGAPHPDSAHAFINQMISPDTAVDQLDYIGYPIGTKGLAEQAKKAELDQQDLIFPAQKVLDRLEPSKQTPADQIRTKILTDAQARSGA, translated from the coding sequence ATGGCGGGGACGAAACCCGATGTAACATTCCTGGCCCCGCGAGCCGCCTCGGCGAGGTTGAGCCGGCGAGCGCTGTTGGCCGGTTTCGGGGTGGTCGGCCTCGGGGCGCTGAGCGCCTGCGGCAAGACCACGAAGATGGCTGCGTCGCCGCCCACCGATGGAAAGCTCGAGTCGAAGCTCAACCTCTACTCATGGGGCGACTACGACAATCCCGAACTCATCCAGGCCTTCAAGTCCCAGAACGACATCCTTGTTCAGGTCGATGCCTACGGGTCGAACGAGGAACTCGTGGCGAAGCTCTCGACCTCGCGCGGAACCTCCGGCTATGACGTGGTCGTGCCGACGGGAGCGAACATTCCGCAGATGCTCGAACACGATCTGCTGCAGGAGCTCGACCTCAGCCTGATCCCGAACTTCGAGCATATGGATCCGAACTTCACACAGCAGTACTTCGACCCCGACAACACATATTCGATCTGCAAAGCGTGGGGCACCACAGGGTTCGTCTACAACACGACGCAGATCGACCGCGAGCTCACCAGCTGGCAGGACTTCCTCGACACCGCGCAGAAGGAGGCGGCCGGCACGACCGCACTGCTCGAGGACCCGTGGGAGGTCTCGGCGATCGCCCTGGCAGCGCAGGGCTTCAGCCTCAACACTCAGGACGAAGGCGAGCTGGACAAAGCCCGGAAGATCATCGTCGACCAGCTGGCCCCAAACGTGAAGGCCTATGTCGGCAATGCCGCCACGAGCATGATCCAGGGCAGCTTCACCCTTCTGCACGCCTACAACGGCGACGCCAGGCAGGGTCTGACCGAGGTCAAGGATCCGGAGAACTGGAAGTTCGTCTTCCCGACCCCCTCGGCGAATCTGTGGATGGACTGCTGGGCGATCGCCACCGGCGCGCCGCACCCGGATTCGGCGCACGCCTTCATCAACCAGATGATCTCCCCCGACACGGCGGTCGACCAGCTCGACTACATCGGCTACCCGATAGGGACGAAAGGCCTGGCCGAGCAGGCGAAGAAAGCCGAGCTCGACCAACAGGACCTCATCTTCCCCGCACAGAAGGTCCTCGACCGACTCGAACCGAGCAAGCAGACCCCGGCCGATCAGATCCGGACGAAGATCCTCACCGATGCCCAGGCCAGGAGTGGAGCATGA
- the purD gene encoding phosphoribosylamine--glycine ligase, which yields MKVLVIGSGAREHALVLALSRDPQVDAVIAAPGNPGIAQIAHTEAVDASDAAAVTALAESLDVDLVVIGPEAPLVAGVADALREASFPVFGPSAEAAVLEGSKAFAKEVMESANVPTSAARVAHSPDEAAAALREFGAPHVVKADGLAAGKGVVVTDDFDAALTHASSCLEVSDRVVIEDYLDGPEVSLFVLCDGKTTLPLAPAQDFKRIGDGDTGPNTGGMGAYSSLPWLPAGTVEEIVDTVAQPVVDEMARRGTPFTGLLYCGLALTSKGLRVIEFNVRFGDPETQSVLARLNSPLGQTMLAAAEGRLNEVGPLEWDPRSSVTVVMAAENYPGTPSTGDIIRGLDTAGTLPDISILHAGTKLATGHSGGFAPEDAVITKDIAETGDIVTSGGRVLSVVSLGDDLNDARAKAYAAVEKIKWDGEQHRTDIAEAAAAGRIELASGYAAPAPQAPVLPGWKHVYSGKVRDLYIPADAADAVSAEQLLMVASDRISAYDWVLDSEIPDKGRVLTGLSLWWFDQLADVIGNHVISSDVPEAVAGRGLIVKNLSMFPVECVARGYLTGSGMSDYRATGSVCGIQLPAGLVEADRLEPPIFTPATKAELGEHDENVSFDAVAETVGTETAEKLRDLTVEIYQRAEQIARERGIILADTKFEFGTLPDGTIVLGDEVLTPDSSRFWDAEGYEAGKAQSSFDKQFVRDWLTEESGWDKASDTPPPALPAEVVEKTRARYIEAFEKLTRETFPG from the coding sequence GTGAAGGTTCTTGTCATCGGTTCGGGCGCCCGTGAACACGCCCTCGTCCTCGCTCTTTCGCGCGACCCGCAGGTCGACGCCGTCATCGCCGCTCCCGGCAACCCCGGTATCGCGCAGATCGCCCACACCGAGGCCGTCGACGCCTCGGACGCCGCTGCGGTGACCGCGCTGGCCGAGTCCCTCGACGTCGATCTCGTCGTCATCGGCCCCGAGGCCCCGCTGGTCGCCGGGGTGGCGGATGCTCTGCGCGAAGCCTCGTTCCCCGTCTTCGGCCCCAGCGCGGAAGCCGCCGTGCTCGAAGGCTCCAAGGCGTTCGCGAAGGAGGTCATGGAGTCCGCGAACGTGCCCACCTCGGCCGCCAGGGTCGCCCACTCCCCCGATGAGGCAGCTGCCGCGCTGCGCGAGTTCGGTGCCCCGCATGTGGTCAAGGCCGATGGTCTGGCCGCCGGGAAGGGAGTCGTCGTCACCGACGACTTCGATGCCGCGCTGACTCACGCGAGCTCCTGCCTCGAGGTCTCCGACCGGGTCGTCATCGAGGATTACCTCGACGGTCCCGAGGTCTCCCTGTTCGTCCTCTGCGACGGCAAGACCACCCTCCCTCTGGCCCCGGCTCAGGACTTCAAACGCATCGGCGACGGCGACACCGGCCCGAACACTGGCGGAATGGGTGCGTATTCGTCGCTGCCATGGCTGCCTGCGGGCACAGTCGAAGAGATCGTCGACACCGTCGCCCAACCCGTCGTCGATGAGATGGCCCGCCGTGGGACTCCGTTCACCGGCCTGCTGTACTGCGGACTGGCGCTGACGTCGAAAGGCCTGAGGGTCATCGAGTTCAACGTCCGCTTCGGCGATCCGGAGACGCAGTCCGTGCTGGCTCGCCTGAACAGTCCCCTGGGCCAGACGATGCTCGCCGCCGCCGAGGGCCGACTGAACGAGGTCGGTCCCCTCGAATGGGATCCGCGCTCCTCGGTGACCGTGGTCATGGCCGCGGAGAACTATCCGGGCACGCCGAGCACCGGGGACATCATCCGCGGACTCGACACTGCCGGAACTCTGCCGGACATCAGCATCCTTCACGCGGGCACGAAGCTCGCGACCGGCCACAGCGGCGGATTCGCCCCCGAGGACGCCGTGATCACGAAGGACATCGCCGAGACCGGTGACATCGTCACCTCCGGCGGCCGTGTGCTCTCCGTCGTCTCCCTCGGCGACGACCTCAACGATGCGCGGGCGAAGGCCTATGCCGCGGTCGAGAAGATCAAGTGGGACGGTGAGCAGCACCGCACCGATATCGCCGAGGCGGCCGCCGCCGGTCGTATCGAGCTCGCCTCCGGCTACGCCGCCCCCGCACCGCAGGCTCCGGTGCTTCCGGGCTGGAAGCATGTGTATTCGGGGAAGGTCCGCGACCTCTATATTCCTGCTGATGCCGCCGACGCCGTGAGCGCCGAGCAGCTTCTCATGGTCGCCTCTGACCGGATCTCGGCCTACGACTGGGTGCTCGATTCGGAGATCCCGGACAAGGGCAGGGTGCTCACGGGTCTGAGCCTCTGGTGGTTCGATCAGCTCGCCGATGTCATCGGCAACCATGTCATCAGCTCGGATGTGCCCGAGGCCGTAGCCGGTCGCGGACTCATCGTGAAGAACCTCTCGATGTTCCCTGTCGAGTGTGTGGCTCGCGGCTACCTCACCGGTTCGGGTATGTCCGACTACCGGGCGACCGGTTCCGTATGCGGAATCCAGCTGCCCGCCGGACTCGTCGAGGCCGATCGCCTCGAGCCTCCGATCTTCACCCCGGCGACGAAGGCCGAACTCGGCGAACACGATGAGAACGTCAGCTTCGACGCCGTCGCCGAGACCGTCGGGACCGAGACCGCGGAGAAGCTGCGCGACCTGACCGTGGAGATCTACCAGCGCGCCGAGCAGATCGCCAGGGAACGCGGGATCATCCTCGCCGACACGAAGTTCGAGTTCGGGACCCTGCCCGATGGCACGATCGTCCTCGGCGACGAAGTGCTCACCCCGGACTCCTCTCGCTTCTGGGACGCCGAGGGGTATGAGGCAGGCAAGGCTCAGTCGAGTTTCGACAAGCAGTTCGTCCGCGACTGGCTGACCGAGGAGTCCGGCTGGGACAAGGCATCGGACACTCCTCCCCCGGCACTGCCCGCCGAGGTCGTCGAGAAGACCCGCGCCCGCTATATCGAGGCATTTGAGAAGCTCACCCGGGAGACCTTCCCCGGCTGA
- a CDS encoding asparaginase, translated as MTFSTFTPAQGAELAVVRRSDFIESRHIGSAVVLDPQGSPLISLGAPETPVFTRSSLKPLQAIAAMSLGAQLEGQSAALAAASHKSEAGHVAVVSAMLETAGLSVSDLQCPSAHPADGAFRRQLQESARARGDENTDPRSPLYFNCSGKHAAFLAAARAIGADTSTYLSPDHPVQQKVAEVVAAFASEEPSAVGIDGCGAPVFALSLTGLARAVGRVIRMGSSAGDVDEHAGAWAVYENEARTLTEAVFADPWTIEGHGRSNSTVIDELGVFAKGGAEGVIVMATRSGYAVAVKCLDGSSRATGLVALSLLQWAGAFEAESGAASAPGKAKVDDVIAAITDPVTGGTDSEGRTSVVGRLELGDDIATISERKRD; from the coding sequence GTGACCTTCTCGACTTTCACCCCCGCCCAAGGCGCCGAGCTCGCCGTCGTCCGCCGCAGCGATTTCATCGAATCCCGGCACATCGGGTCCGCCGTCGTCCTCGACCCGCAGGGATCACCGCTGATCAGCCTCGGCGCCCCTGAGACTCCCGTGTTCACCCGGTCGAGCCTCAAACCGCTGCAGGCGATCGCGGCGATGAGCCTCGGTGCGCAGCTCGAGGGGCAGTCCGCGGCTCTGGCGGCGGCCTCTCACAAGTCCGAAGCCGGGCATGTGGCTGTCGTGTCCGCGATGCTGGAGACTGCCGGGCTGAGCGTGTCCGATCTGCAGTGCCCGTCCGCCCATCCGGCAGACGGAGCCTTCCGCCGTCAGCTGCAGGAATCGGCCCGGGCTCGGGGAGATGAGAACACGGACCCGCGCTCGCCCCTGTACTTCAACTGCTCCGGCAAGCATGCGGCGTTCCTCGCCGCCGCCCGCGCCATCGGTGCCGACACCTCGACCTATCTGTCCCCGGACCATCCCGTGCAGCAGAAGGTCGCCGAGGTGGTCGCCGCCTTCGCTTCGGAGGAGCCGTCCGCGGTCGGCATCGACGGCTGCGGGGCTCCCGTGTTCGCGCTCAGCCTCACGGGCCTAGCCCGTGCCGTCGGTCGCGTCATCCGGATGGGCAGCAGTGCCGGTGACGTCGATGAGCATGCAGGCGCATGGGCCGTCTATGAGAACGAGGCTCGCACCCTCACCGAGGCGGTCTTCGCCGACCCGTGGACCATCGAAGGCCACGGCCGATCGAACTCGACCGTCATCGATGAGCTCGGCGTCTTCGCCAAGGGCGGGGCCGAGGGCGTCATCGTCATGGCCACCCGCTCCGGGTATGCCGTCGCCGTGAAATGCCTCGATGGTTCCTCGCGGGCCACCGGGCTCGTCGCCCTCAGCCTGCTCCAGTGGGCCGGAGCGTTCGAGGCCGAGTCAGGAGCCGCCTCGGCGCCGGGGAAGGCCAAAGTGGACGACGTGATCGCGGCGATCACGGACCCGGTCACCGGGGGCACGGATTCCGAGGGGCGGACGAGCGTTGTCGGACGCCTGGAGCTCGGGGATGATATTGCCACAATCAGTGAGAGGAAGAGGGACTGA
- a CDS encoding amidohydrolase encodes MELDILDVAIFDGEALRPENRVSIRDGVITEIGTGPAAVPAAHTIAAGGRLLTPGFVDAHVHTTFGGQEALACDISAAGTLDEALQMIRDYVADTTAMNDPANDWVIGGGWSMAHFPGGDPSADILDEACPDRPAILLSADHHSAWVNTKAMTAAGLDETSTAPAGGVIITDPSGRPTGCLHESAIDLVSAHVPAASDEEVLAGLREGQRYLNSLGVTAWMDAIVGDYGGHRDPYGTYVGAAESGELHSEVVGSLWWPRGVEDIDAEVARLTELARTDGRFRATSVKFMLDGIVESRTAAMSNEYTCTCGGFGTSYFTKDHLEASFAALDAAGFDIHCHAIGDAAVKAALDAFAAVRSPGTAGTGTTGAANTGERRHHIAHVQVVDPADVPRFADLGITANLQALWACYDEQMIDLNLPFLGTERGGWLYPFGSFARTGAHLAMGSDWPVSTANPWEAIHVALNRSHPAAADTAPLLPDEAIDLTTALRAYTAGSAQLLRSTDNGRIRPGQPANLALASANPFSLPPAAVAGITNELTICDGRIVYDTLPPHAPTTTDSAS; translated from the coding sequence ATGGAACTCGACATCCTCGACGTCGCGATCTTCGATGGTGAGGCTCTGCGTCCCGAGAATCGCGTGAGCATCCGCGACGGGGTCATCACCGAGATCGGCACCGGCCCCGCAGCTGTTCCCGCAGCGCACACGATCGCTGCCGGCGGCCGACTGCTCACCCCGGGTTTCGTCGATGCCCATGTGCACACGACCTTCGGCGGCCAGGAGGCGCTGGCCTGCGATATCAGCGCTGCCGGAACGCTTGACGAGGCGCTGCAGATGATCCGGGACTATGTCGCAGACACGACTGCCATGAACGACCCCGCGAACGACTGGGTCATCGGCGGCGGCTGGTCGATGGCCCACTTCCCCGGAGGCGACCCGAGCGCCGACATCCTCGACGAGGCATGCCCCGATCGGCCCGCGATCCTGCTCAGCGCCGACCACCATTCGGCGTGGGTGAATACGAAGGCGATGACCGCTGCCGGACTCGACGAGACGTCCACGGCACCGGCCGGCGGCGTCATCATCACCGATCCGTCCGGCCGCCCCACCGGGTGTCTGCACGAATCGGCCATCGACCTCGTCTCCGCCCACGTTCCCGCCGCCTCCGATGAAGAGGTCCTGGCCGGTCTGCGTGAGGGTCAGCGCTACCTCAACTCCCTCGGCGTGACCGCGTGGATGGACGCCATCGTCGGCGACTACGGCGGTCACCGCGACCCGTACGGCACCTATGTCGGGGCAGCGGAATCGGGCGAGCTCCATTCCGAAGTCGTCGGCAGTCTGTGGTGGCCGCGCGGAGTCGAGGACATCGACGCCGAGGTGGCCCGACTGACCGAACTCGCGCGCACCGACGGCCGTTTCCGCGCCACCTCGGTGAAGTTCATGCTCGACGGGATCGTCGAGTCCCGGACCGCGGCAATGTCGAACGAATACACGTGCACCTGCGGCGGATTCGGAACCAGCTATTTCACGAAAGACCACCTCGAGGCCTCGTTCGCCGCCCTCGATGCGGCCGGCTTCGACATCCACTGCCATGCGATCGGAGATGCCGCGGTCAAGGCCGCCCTCGACGCTTTCGCAGCCGTCCGCAGCCCGGGAACGGCCGGCACCGGGACGACCGGAGCAGCCAACACCGGCGAACGCCGCCACCATATCGCCCACGTCCAGGTCGTCGACCCAGCCGATGTGCCGCGCTTCGCCGACCTCGGCATCACCGCGAACCTGCAGGCGCTGTGGGCCTGTTACGACGAGCAGATGATCGACCTCAACCTGCCGTTCCTGGGCACCGAGCGCGGCGGCTGGCTCTATCCCTTCGGATCGTTCGCCCGCACCGGCGCCCATCTGGCGATGGGCTCGGACTGGCCGGTGTCGACGGCGAACCCATGGGAGGCGATCCATGTCGCGCTCAACCGCTCACACCCGGCCGCCGCGGACACCGCTCCCCTGCTGCCGGACGAGGCGATCGATCTGACAACGGCGCTGCGTGCCTACACCGCTGGATCGGCACAACTGCTGCGTTCGACCGACAACGGCCGCATCCGTCCCGGTCAACCGGCGAACCTCGCCTTGGCCAGTGCGAACCCGTTTTCGCTGCCGCCGGCCGCCGTCGCCGGAATCACGAATGAGCTGACGATCTGCGACGGACGCATCGTCTACGACACCCTGCCGCCGCACGCACCGACCACCACCGACTCAGCCAGCTGA
- a CDS encoding sterol carrier family protein: MAIRRRIDPDQGLSALEMWLTQARLDAAPADRSTVATAVRFTLEELAARAEGNSVEVRVPPFGVTQCIAGPRHTRGTPPNVVETSAEVWLNLVTGRTDFATALASGDIDASGTRADLGDFLPLFTIAELEARA; encoded by the coding sequence ATGGCGATTCGCAGAAGGATCGACCCCGATCAGGGGCTCAGCGCACTCGAGATGTGGCTGACCCAGGCGAGGCTCGACGCGGCCCCGGCCGACCGGTCGACCGTCGCCACCGCCGTGCGCTTCACGCTCGAAGAGCTCGCCGCCCGAGCCGAAGGCAACAGCGTCGAAGTCCGGGTCCCACCGTTCGGCGTCACCCAGTGCATCGCCGGACCCCGGCACACCCGCGGCACCCCGCCGAACGTCGTCGAAACCTCCGCCGAGGTATGGCTGAATCTGGTCACCGGACGCACTGACTTCGCCACCGCGCTCGCCTCCGGAGACATCGATGCCTCCGGGACCCGAGCCGACCTCGGCGATTTCCTGCCCCTCTTCACCATTGCAGAACTCGAGGCCCGAGCATGA
- a CDS encoding EamA family transporter, which yields MTFPVLGLVLIASVAHAVWNLAAKFVTGKGYAFVLAYHGLSALLLAPVAVVIIATDTQSLHWRLVGAAALSAVFHIAYSVALQSGYDHAPLGVVYPTARGTGPVVTIIIAVAFLSERPTLAEAVGAFTVIAGIAVVTIRPRGGGDGPTSADGLRRGLAWGGLIGAFIACYTLWDDFAVNHVSDSPLLYFAVSEACVGVIMTAGVFALPGGREKRVDFREILRSHKRALVTVAILSPVAYVLVLYAMQQAPVALVAPVRETSIIVGTLLAWWFFGERNVLLKLAGALVVVLGIALIALG from the coding sequence ATGACCTTCCCTGTGCTCGGGCTCGTCCTCATCGCCTCCGTCGCCCACGCCGTGTGGAACCTCGCCGCGAAGTTCGTCACCGGCAAGGGCTACGCCTTCGTGCTTGCCTACCACGGACTCTCCGCTCTCCTGCTCGCCCCGGTCGCGGTCGTCATCATCGCCACCGACACGCAGTCGCTGCACTGGAGACTGGTCGGGGCGGCAGCGCTGAGCGCGGTCTTCCATATCGCCTACTCCGTGGCCCTGCAGTCCGGCTACGACCACGCCCCGTTAGGCGTCGTCTACCCGACTGCACGCGGCACCGGGCCGGTCGTGACGATCATCATCGCCGTGGCCTTCCTCAGTGAGCGTCCCACCCTCGCCGAGGCGGTCGGAGCTTTCACCGTCATCGCTGGAATCGCTGTCGTCACGATCCGTCCCCGCGGTGGCGGAGACGGCCCCACCAGTGCTGACGGTCTGCGCCGAGGGCTCGCCTGGGGCGGGCTGATCGGGGCGTTCATCGCCTGCTACACGCTTTGGGACGACTTCGCCGTCAACCATGTCAGCGACTCCCCGCTGCTCTACTTCGCCGTCTCCGAGGCCTGCGTCGGGGTGATCATGACCGCGGGAGTATTCGCGCTTCCCGGAGGCCGGGAGAAGCGCGTGGACTTCCGTGAGATCCTCCGCAGCCACAAGCGCGCACTTGTGACCGTGGCGATCCTCTCACCCGTGGCGTATGTGCTCGTCCTCTATGCGATGCAGCAGGCACCGGTGGCGCTCGTGGCTCCCGTGCGGGAGACCTCGATCATCGTCGGCACGCTGCTGGCGTGGTGGTTCTTCGGAGAGAGGAACGTGCTGCTCAAACTCGCCGGTGCCCTCGTCGTGGTCTTAGGTATTGCACTCATCGCGCTCGGGTGA
- a CDS encoding aldehyde dehydrogenase family protein, with protein sequence MSAQITQTTSFISGRHVPSLLTYANIDPATGGQLGDIARAGADEVDRAVAAAAKAQQEWKRSSPEQRSRLLIATAAVITANRDEMARIESEDTGKPLTQAYADVDVCARYFEFYGHTIESYYGHAIPMAEDMHVYTRREPFGVTGHIVAWNYPLQLIGRAAATSLATGNCAVAKPADETPRSTVRLAELIHSVGFPAGAFNVVTGLGAEAGAALSAHPGVAHLGFVGSTQTGSAIAHAAADRVVPTVLELGGKSANIVFPDADVDAAVPSLVRSIIQNAGQTCSAGSRLIVHRDIHAEVVEKMAAAMAEVTIGYGIDDPMLGPLISAKQHERVTGFLSEVDSGQIVTGGTRPDGLADDLTAGAFITPTIVDSVDPRARIAQEEVFGPVVVTLPFADDDEAVALANGTDYGLVSALWTQNISRAHRLAAEVDAGQIFVNTYGAGGGVELPFGGFKKSGYGREKSIEALDEYTQTKTVAIKL encoded by the coding sequence ATGAGCGCACAGATCACGCAGACGACGTCATTCATCAGCGGGCGGCATGTCCCGTCCCTGCTCACCTACGCCAATATCGACCCGGCCACCGGCGGCCAGCTCGGCGATATCGCCCGCGCCGGAGCCGACGAGGTCGACCGGGCGGTGGCGGCGGCCGCGAAAGCGCAGCAGGAATGGAAACGCTCGAGCCCCGAACAGCGTTCCCGCCTGCTCATCGCCACCGCCGCCGTCATCACCGCCAACCGCGACGAGATGGCGCGCATCGAATCCGAGGACACGGGCAAACCGCTGACGCAGGCCTACGCCGACGTCGACGTGTGTGCCCGCTATTTCGAGTTCTACGGCCACACCATCGAGTCCTACTACGGCCACGCGATCCCGATGGCCGAGGACATGCACGTCTACACGCGCCGGGAGCCCTTCGGTGTGACCGGGCACATCGTGGCCTGGAACTATCCGCTCCAGCTCATCGGCCGGGCCGCCGCCACCTCGCTGGCCACCGGCAACTGCGCCGTCGCCAAACCCGCGGACGAGACGCCTCGGTCAACCGTGCGACTGGCCGAACTCATCCACTCCGTCGGCTTCCCGGCCGGAGCATTCAACGTCGTCACCGGTCTCGGCGCCGAGGCGGGAGCGGCGCTGAGCGCCCACCCGGGGGTGGCGCATCTGGGCTTCGTCGGGTCGACGCAGACCGGCTCGGCCATCGCTCATGCCGCCGCGGATCGGGTCGTGCCCACGGTACTCGAACTCGGCGGGAAGTCCGCGAACATCGTCTTCCCCGACGCCGATGTCGACGCGGCCGTCCCGTCGCTGGTGCGCTCCATCATCCAGAACGCCGGACAGACCTGCTCAGCCGGCTCCCGGCTCATCGTCCATCGCGACATCCACGCCGAGGTGGTCGAGAAGATGGCCGCAGCCATGGCGGAGGTGACCATCGGCTACGGCATCGACGATCCGATGCTCGGGCCGCTCATCTCGGCCAAACAGCATGAACGGGTCACCGGATTCCTCTCCGAGGTCGACTCCGGGCAGATCGTCACCGGCGGCACGAGGCCTGACGGCCTGGCCGACGACCTCACCGCCGGAGCGTTCATCACCCCCACCATCGTCGACTCCGTCGACCCGCGGGCCCGGATCGCTCAGGAAGAGGTATTCGGTCCCGTTGTCGTGACCCTGCCGTTCGCCGACGACGACGAAGCCGTGGCGCTGGCCAACGGCACCGACTACGGTCTGGTCTCGGCCCTGTGGACGCAGAACATCTCCCGCGCCCACCGGTTGGCCGCCGAGGTCGATGCCGGCCAGATCTTCGTCAACACCTACGGCGCCGGCGGGGGAGTCGAACTGCCCTTCGGCGGGTTCAAGAAGTCCGGCTACGGTCGCGAGAAGTCCATCGAAGCCCTAGACGAATACACGCAGACGAAGACCGTCGCCATCAAGCTGTGA
- a CDS encoding ABC transporter ATP-binding protein codes for MTSTATSAPSAKTGLDHLEIQGVKKVFGDNTAIERLDLSVCKGEFLSLLGPSGCGKTTLLRMIAGFETPTDGAILLAGKDIVSLPPHRRPVNTVFQSYLLFPHMNIADNIAYGLKQAKVPKPEIAQRVREALALVQMEDFAGRKPEQLSGGQQQRIALARALVNRPQVLLLDEPMSALDRKLREEMQLELKRLHTKLDTTFVFVTHDQDEALAMSDRIVVMYDGVIQQIGTGEDIYANPHNGFVAGFIGKQNFIPAEVASIDSTTATLRTANAVLIAPTLKLRPSTAAGEPRDLAVGDRVRAAIRPERMHVAPAGEDSGEANTARGSVISYSFLGDVVQYMIVVGDNDEILARMPAAGREPISTGTEVELSWDADAVAVYDQEPTAVTAVVEGGA; via the coding sequence ATGACCAGCACAGCCACCTCAGCGCCCTCTGCGAAGACCGGACTCGACCACCTCGAGATCCAGGGCGTGAAGAAGGTCTTCGGCGACAACACCGCCATCGAACGCCTCGACCTGAGCGTCTGCAAGGGCGAGTTCCTCTCTCTGCTCGGCCCCTCCGGCTGCGGAAAGACCACCCTGCTGCGGATGATCGCCGGCTTCGAGACCCCGACGGACGGGGCGATCCTGCTCGCCGGCAAGGACATCGTTTCCCTGCCGCCGCACCGCCGCCCCGTCAACACGGTGTTCCAGTCGTACCTGCTGTTCCCGCATATGAACATCGCCGACAACATCGCCTACGGACTCAAACAGGCGAAGGTTCCGAAACCGGAGATCGCGCAGCGGGTCAGAGAGGCACTGGCGCTCGTCCAGATGGAGGACTTCGCCGGACGTAAGCCCGAGCAGCTCTCCGGCGGTCAGCAACAGCGCATCGCCCTGGCACGCGCGCTGGTCAACCGGCCGCAGGTCCTCCTCCTCGATGAGCCGATGTCGGCGCTCGACAGGAAGCTGCGTGAGGAGATGCAGCTCGAGCTCAAACGTCTGCACACGAAGCTCGACACGACCTTCGTCTTCGTCACCCACGATCAGGATGAGGCTCTGGCGATGAGCGATCGCATCGTCGTCATGTACGACGGCGTCATCCAGCAGATCGGGACCGGCGAGGACATCTACGCGAATCCGCACAACGGCTTCGTCGCCGGCTTCATCGGCAAGCAGAACTTCATCCCCGCCGAGGTGGCTTCCATCGATTCGACGACCGCGACCCTGCGCACGGCCAACGCCGTTCTCATAGCTCCGACCCTCAAACTCAGACCGTCCACCGCAGCTGGCGAGCCCCGCGATCTCGCGGTCGGCGACCGGGTGCGCGCGGCCATCCGGCCCGAGCGGATGCACGTCGCCCCGGCCGGCGAGGACTCCGGTGAGGCGAACACGGCCCGCGGCTCCGTGATCTCGTATTCGTTCTTAGGCGATGTCGTCCAGTACATGATCGTCGTCGGTGACAATGATGAGATCCTTGCCCGCATGCCCGCCGCCGGGAGGGAGCCGATCAGCACCGGCACCGAGGTGGAGCTGAGCTGGGATGCCGACGCCGTGGCCGTGTACGACCAAGAGCCCACTGCGGTGACCGCGGTCGTCGAAGGCGGTGCCTGA